Genomic segment of Streptomyces alboniger:
GGCACGCCGCTCGTGCCGCTCGGCGAAGGCCTGTGGATCAAGGACGAGTCCCGCAATCCGACCTGGAGCCACAAGGACCGCATCAACCGCGTCACGGTCAGCGCGGCGGTCGGGGCGGGCGCGGAGGGCATCGTCGTCGCCTCGTCCGGCAACCACGGCGCCTCCGCGGCGGCGTACGCGGCGCGGGCGGGCCTGCGGTGCGTGGTGCTCTCGTCGGCGGGGACGCCGCCCGCCGTCGACGCCTTCCTGCGGGCGTACGGGGCCGTCGTGCTGCCGGTGCCCTCCGAGGCGCGATGGCCGCTGCTGCGGCGGATCGCGCAGCGGTTCGGCTACCACCCGGTCAGCAATGTGACGCCCACGCACACCGGGCACGCGTTCGGGCCCGAGGGCTACAAGACCCTCGCCTACGAGATTTACGCCGAACTCGGCGTCCCCGCGGCGGTGTTCCTGCCCACCGGCTACGGCGAGCTGCTCTTCGGCGTGTGGAAGGGCTTCGCGGAACTGGTCGCTCTCGGCGTCACCGACCGGGTGCCGCGTCTGTTCTCCTGCGAGCCCGCCGCCGGGGGCCCGCTGGCCGCGGCGCTGCGGGACGGGCTCCCTGCGACCACGGTCCCGGTCGGCGAGACCGCGGCCTACGCGATCGGCTCCTCGGTCGGCGGCTACCGCGGGACCGTCGCCGTCCGGGAGAGCGGCGGCGCGGCGCTGCTCGTCTCCGACGCGGAGATGTCCGCGGCGCGTGCGGAGCTGGCGGGGGCCGGGCTCTGGGCGGAGTTGTCGGCCGCCGCCGGGCTCGCGGGATACCGGCAGCGGGGCGGCCCGGCGTCCGCCGAGGGACCCGTGGTGTGCGTGTCCACGTCGAGCGGCTTCAAGGACCGTGACCTGCTGGTCGGGGGCGAGTCCGCCGAGGTGGACCCGGAGGACTGGGCGGAGGTGGAGCGGCGGGTGGAGCGGGGCTGAGCAGTTCAGCCCTGCCCGTCCTCCGGAACACTCACCAGCCACCGCGTGTCCCGGCGCGGCCGC
This window contains:
- a CDS encoding threonine synthase, whose amino-acid sequence is MTSRDSLATGQRSLGDPSVRFPLWPPLTAGCPVTSNDSVSYPVEVDYAYDRVPAGLFATAPGQPRGHERWAPLLPPLHAPGLGEGGTPLVPLGEGLWIKDESRNPTWSHKDRINRVTVSAAVGAGAEGIVVASSGNHGASAAAYAARAGLRCVVLSSAGTPPAVDAFLRAYGAVVLPVPSEARWPLLRRIAQRFGYHPVSNVTPTHTGHAFGPEGYKTLAYEIYAELGVPAAVFLPTGYGELLFGVWKGFAELVALGVTDRVPRLFSCEPAAGGPLAAALRDGLPATTVPVGETAAYAIGSSVGGYRGTVAVRESGGAALLVSDAEMSAARAELAGAGLWAELSAAAGLAGYRQRGGPASAEGPVVCVSTSSGFKDRDLLVGGESAEVDPEDWAEVERRVERG